The following proteins are encoded in a genomic region of Branchiostoma floridae strain S238N-H82 unplaced genomic scaffold, Bfl_VNyyK Sc7u5tJ_247, whole genome shotgun sequence:
- the LOC118408622 gene encoding uncharacterized protein K02A2.6-like: MYNNSEIVSEGETDLKMINPKTGKRYVVNFVVIDSDSMPLLGANAIQQIGVVTVHYDRILAIRGSIPIDETSTVNKPLTKESLIQEYKDVFTGLGRLPGECHLETDDSITPKVHPPRRVPVAIKEQLKTELDRMTREGVIEPVTVPTPWVSSLVTVRKPSGKLRICIDPRDLNEALKRSHYPAPTIEDIIPELSKAKVFSVLDAKNGYWQVALDEESSVLTTFNTPNGRYKWKRLPFGIKSSPEEFQRRLDQTLEGLAGVKPVVDDILVWGEGETLAEATSDHDRNLRSLMQRCRERSLKLNPDKVKLREQEVPFHGHLITSQGLKLDPSKVTAITQMPRPTDAQGVQRLIGFVTYLAKFLPKLSDICEPLRKLTVKDSEFVWLDAHEKILETLKKMVSTAPVLKYYDTTEELTLQTDASSTGLGAAIMQSGQPVAYASRALTDTETRYAQIEKEMLGVVFGLERFHQYTYGREVNVQTDHKPLEMIVLKPLHAAPKRLQRMMMRLQQYNVKVSYKPGKELYLADTLSRAYPPDDGRRSKTEMDAEQVNAISEFISTPTIEDIREHTSGDADMQKLVQYIREGFPEKGRIPARLMPYFHIRDELTLHDGIVLKGQRAAVPLTLRKKMLQRIHASHMGIEACLRNARECVFWPGMNAEVRDYVSKCDVCQTVGSKQQKETLQPHPVPKRPWERVGVDLFQFKDRDYLITVDYYSNFFEIDTCENTRATTIIKKLKTQFSRHGIPDVVFSDNGPQFAAAEFEKFTQEWNFTHQTSSPGYPKSNGKVESSVKTAKQLMEKAWIGNTDPYLALLDFRKTTMPMNTASLEPEVPKEIPQKIQKEKEKQRRYYNRQARDLPRLSIGDAVRCQPHGTNTNRWKKGTVVAEVGNRSFEVETEDGGVYRRNRRHLRKTPETPPATVGTDDVDQGDAPEPTVNDEPTTTTTTPPAETAVKDDTAGQQMTTRSGRAVRPPVHLKDYVRE, encoded by the coding sequence ATGTACAATAACTCAGAGATAGTGTCAGAGGGAGAGACTGACCTGAAGATGATCAACCCCAAGACTGGGAAGAGGTATGTGGTGAACTTTGTGGTCATTGACTCAGACAGTATGCCGTTGCTTGGAGCGAACGCCATACAGCAGATTGGAGTAGTGACTGTTCATTACGATAGAATCCTAGCGATCCGTGGTAGCATACCCATTGATGAGACAAGCACTGTCAACAAGCCGTTGACAAAGGAGAGTCTGATCCAAGAGTACAAAGATGTATTCACTGGGTTAGGAAGGCTGCCAGGAGAATGTCATCTAGAAACAGATGACAGCATCACACCTAAGGTCCACCCACCAAGAAGAGTGCCCGTAGCAATAAAGGAGCAGCTCAAGACGGAGCTAGACAGAATGACGAGAGAAGGAGTCATTGAACCGGTGACAGTACCAACACCATGGGTGTCAAGCCTGGTCACCGTGAGGAAGCCATCGGGAAAGCTGCGAATTTGCATTGACCCAAGGGACCTAAATGAAGCCCTCAAGAGAAGTCATTATCCAGCACCGACGATTGAAGATATAATCCCAGAGCTAAGTAAAGCCAAGGTGTTCAGTGTCCTTGATGCCAAGAATGGCTATTGGCAAGTAGCATTGGACGAAGAAAGCTCAGTTCTGACGACGTTCAACACTCCCAATGGACGCTATAAGTGGAAACGCCTCCCCTTTGGGATTAAATCGTCCCCTGAGGAATTCCAGAGACGCCTGGACCAGACGTTAGAAGGTCTAGCAGGCGTGAAGCCCGTGGTGGATGACATCTTGGTCTGGGGAGAAGGAGAAACCTTGGCGGAAGCCACCTCAGATCATGACAGGAACCTGAGAAGCCTCATGCAGAGATGCAGAGAGCGCAGTCTGAAGCTGAATCCAGACAAGGTCAAGCTCAGAGAGCAAGAGGTTCCGTTCCATGGTCACCTAATCACAAGCCAAGGGCTGAAGCTGGACCCCTCCAAAGTCACAGCAATAACCCAGATGCCCCGACCAACTGACGCACAAGGAGTGCAACGCCTGATTGGTTTTGTGACGTACCTAGCCAAGTTCTTACCAAAGCTCAGCGACATATGTGAGCCTTTGAGGAAGCTGACTGTGAAAGACAGCGAGTTTGTGTGGCTGGACGCACACGAGAAGATACTGGAAACCCTGAAGAAGATGGTGTCCACGGCACCAGTGCTGAAGTACTACGACACAACTGAAGAGCTGACGCTCCAGACAGATGCATCGAGCACGGGACTGGGAGCAGCCATCATGCAGAGTGGCCAGCCTGTTGCGTATGCTAGTAGAGCTCTGACCGACACGGAGACGAGGTATGCCCAAATTGAGAAGGAGATGCTCGGAGTAGTGTTTGGTCTGGAGAGGTTTCATCAGTACACCTACGGACGAGAAGTGAATGTGCAGACCGATCATAAGCCGCTAGAGATGATTGTACTGAAGCCACTTCATGCAGCACCAAAGAGATTGCAGCGCATGATGATGCGTTTGCAACAATACAATGTAAAGGTGAGTTATAAACCAGGAAAAGAACTCTACCTGGCTGACACGCTAAGTCGCGCATACCCACCAGATGACGGAAGAAGGAGCAAGACCGAGATGGATGCTGAGCAAGTGAACGCAATCAGTGAGTTCATCTCAACGCCAACGATAGAAGATATTCGCGAGCATACCAGCGGAGATGCAGACATGCAGAAGCTGGTGCAGTACATAAGAGAAGGATTTCCAGAGAAGGGAAGAATCCCGGCAAGATTGATGCCTTACTTTCACATAAGGGATGAGCTAACCCTCCATGACGGGATCGTGCTGAAGGGCCAACGTGCAGCAGTGCCACTGACGTTGAGAAAGAAGATGTTGCAGAGGATACACGCATCGCACATGGGCATTGAAGCATGCCTGAGGAATGCGAGAGAGTGTGTGTTTTGGCCCGGCATGAACGCCGAAGTGAGAGATTACGTCAGCAAATGTGACGTGTGCCAAACTGTGGGCAGCAAGCAGCAGAAGGAAACACTACAACCACACCCGGTGCCGAAGAGACCGTGGGAGCGAGTGGGAGTAGATCTCTTCCAGTTCAAAGACAGAGACTACTTGATCACAGTGGACTATTACTCAAATTTCTTTGAGATAGACACATGCGAAAACACACGAGCCACCACAATCATAAAGAAGCTGAAGACGCAGTTCTCCAGACATGGCATACCGGATGTAGTGTTCAGCGACAATGGCCCACAGTTCGCAGCTGCTGAGTTCGAGAAGTTCACACAAGAATGGAACTTTACACACCAGACCTCGTCACCAGGCTATCCAAAAAGCAATGGGAAAGTGGAGAGTTCAGTGAAGACAGCCAAGCAGCTGATGGAGAAAGCCTGGATCGGGAACACAGACCCGTACCTCGCACTGTTGGATTTCAGAAAGACAACAATGCCAATGAACACAGCATCGTTGGAACCAGAAGTGCCCAAGGAAATCCCACAGAAGAtccagaaagagaaagaaaaacaacgcCGCTACTACAATAGGCAGGCGCGAGATCTGCCAAGGTTGAGCATCGGAGACGCTGTGCGATGTCAGCCACATGGAACAAACACCAATCGCTGGAAGAAAGGCACGGTGGTAGCAGAAGTAGGGAACCGATCATTTGAAGTAGAAACCGAAGATGGAGGAGTGTACCGCAGAAACAGACGACATCTGCGGAAGACACCGGAAACCCCACCAGCAACAGTGGGAACTGACGACGTTGACCAAGGAGATGCTCCAGAACCAACGGTCAACGACGAACCAACAACAACGACGACAACACCACCAGCAGAGACAGCAGTGAAAGACGACACAGCTGGACAACAGATGACAACACGGTCCGGACGAGCAGTTCGACCTCCAGTGCATCTGAAGGACTACGTTCGCGAGTAA